One window of the Anabaena sphaerica FACHB-251 genome contains the following:
- a CDS encoding Crp/Fnr family transcriptional regulator, which produces MTFSTTETLISPTNKLLSQHLFTRRSIIPNRNDVLWRIKRGIVRTLTWNEDGTSITLGYWGLGDIVGYPLSKVTPYQIECLTSVEATIIPPHLWHEDIKALLYHIQQAEELLSILHRKPTSLKLWQFLVWLGEKFGRDLEHGRLIDLNITHQDISEVLNTTRVTVTRLLQKFEEEGKILRHKRSIVLNLPTKFTRIEYKN; this is translated from the coding sequence ATGACGTTTTCTACAACTGAAACCTTAATATCTCCTACAAACAAACTTTTAAGCCAACACTTATTTACTCGGCGGTCAATAATTCCCAACAGAAATGATGTATTGTGGCGTATTAAGCGAGGCATAGTTCGTACCCTGACCTGGAATGAAGATGGAACATCTATCACCTTGGGTTATTGGGGTTTAGGAGATATAGTTGGCTATCCTTTGTCAAAAGTCACACCCTACCAAATTGAATGCTTGACAAGTGTGGAAGCAACTATTATACCGCCCCATCTCTGGCATGAAGATATCAAGGCTTTGTTATATCACATCCAACAAGCGGAAGAACTTTTAAGCATATTACATCGCAAACCTACTTCACTGAAATTGTGGCAATTTTTGGTGTGGTTGGGTGAAAAATTTGGTCGTGATTTAGAACACGGTAGATTGATTGATTTAAACATTACTCATCAAGATATATCAGAGGTGCTGAACACAACTAGAGTCACAGTTACACGGTTATTACAGAAATTTGAAGAGGAAGGAAAAATATTACGCCATAAACGTAGTATTGTTCTGAATTTACCGACCAAATTCACCAGGATTGAGTACAAAAATTAA
- the phoU gene encoding phosphate signaling complex protein PhoU — protein sequence MKAVVNITNSGQPQPIRAIRRLERDVLRMGALVEQSFRLSHQALFARDLTAAEELPRLDKKIDRFYRQIESDCTSIITLQASTAQDLRCLSAFMQLVRDLERIGDYAKDLAEIAIKIFPYPPHPSLPDIALMSHNAQAMLATSLVALADLDEVSGRRIKLLDDAVDNAYDNLYQILAHQRDVPGVVEPILLLTLAIRCLERMADHATNIGQRVAYIVTGQR from the coding sequence GTGAAAGCTGTTGTTAATATTACCAATTCTGGACAGCCCCAGCCTATACGCGCCATCAGGCGTTTAGAGCGCGATGTACTTCGTATGGGAGCTTTGGTAGAACAATCCTTCCGTCTCAGCCACCAAGCGTTATTTGCCCGCGATTTAACAGCAGCTGAGGAACTTCCCCGGTTAGACAAGAAAATTGATCGCTTTTATAGACAGATAGAATCTGATTGTACATCCATAATCACATTGCAAGCATCTACGGCTCAAGATTTACGCTGTTTGAGTGCTTTTATGCAGCTAGTACGAGATTTAGAACGTATTGGAGATTACGCCAAGGATTTAGCGGAAATTGCCATTAAAATATTTCCTTACCCACCTCATCCTTCTTTACCAGATATTGCGCTGATGTCTCACAATGCCCAAGCAATGTTAGCAACTAGCTTAGTAGCTTTGGCTGATTTAGATGAAGTCAGTGGTCGCCGTATCAAATTATTAGATGATGCTGTAGATAATGCTTATGATAATTTATATCAGATTTTAGCACACCAGCGAGATGTTCCAGGGGTTGTTGAGCCAATTCTGCTCTTAACATTAGCGATTCGATGTTTAGAACGAATGGCAGACCACGCTACTAATATTGGTCAGCGAGTAGCATATATTGTCACAGGCCAAAGGTAG
- a CDS encoding DUF3593 domain-containing protein, which produces MISKETLFALSLFPYLGFLWFISRSPQMPRLALYGFYGTLVFVGVTIPAGIYAKVAYGEALANIDWLHGGAEVFLTLSNILLVLGFRQAVKNLGSREQGTGDR; this is translated from the coding sequence ATGATCTCAAAAGAAACCCTATTTGCCCTTTCTCTATTTCCCTATTTGGGTTTCTTGTGGTTTATCAGCCGCAGTCCGCAAATGCCACGTTTAGCCCTATATGGATTTTACGGCACTTTAGTATTTGTCGGCGTTACTATTCCCGCTGGTATTTATGCCAAAGTTGCTTATGGAGAAGCTTTAGCCAATATAGATTGGTTACATGGCGGTGCAGAAGTCTTTTTAACCCTTTCCAACATTTTACTGGTCTTGGGTTTTCGCCAAGCAGTGAAAAATTTAGGGAGTAGGGAACAGGGAACAGGTGACAGGTAA
- a CDS encoding sensor histidine kinase: MFLLGFLLGLAVGLGFWLWQQVQLNGYLERVLQPLSSHSYKIALPLLPRLRQEMSMVKQQQQDLHLSLQTYKELLDSAPLGYLQVDEENQLLWCNQQAREMLHLQRWQPEQVRLLLELVRSYELDQLIEQTRDWQKPLVREWIFHPSRDNAKAMLELKPLALEATSLPLPAGQVGVFLENRQPLLDMNQERDRSFSDLAHELRTPLTSIRLVAETLQNRLDPPLDRWVKRLMQEVDRLINLVQSWLELTQMETNSTMQLHPEAVEVRSLIASVWETLEPLAQHQHLNISYSGPESICIQADKSRIYQVFVNLLDNCIKYSLPHTSIHIEVNLISVSGFVTGDSYGSPSARHTLREGDRQSQLLEINIIDSGLGFAPIDLPHVFERFYRGDKARHHEPRSDSSQTTAITGSGLGLSIVRQIIIAHKGAIKAMNHPETGGAWIQIHLPEVIANPLSEDYS, from the coding sequence ATGTTCTTATTGGGATTTCTTCTGGGTTTGGCGGTCGGCCTTGGTTTTTGGCTTTGGCAACAGGTTCAACTCAACGGCTATCTGGAGCGAGTACTCCAACCTTTAAGCTCCCATTCTTATAAAATAGCATTACCTCTGCTGCCACGCTTACGGCAGGAAATGTCTATGGTGAAGCAGCAGCAGCAAGATTTGCATCTATCATTGCAAACCTACAAGGAACTGCTTGATTCTGCACCGTTGGGATATTTGCAAGTAGACGAGGAAAATCAACTATTATGGTGCAATCAGCAGGCGAGGGAAATGTTGCATCTGCAAAGGTGGCAACCAGAGCAGGTGCGCTTATTGTTAGAGTTAGTAAGGTCTTATGAACTTGATCAGTTAATTGAGCAAACTCGTGATTGGCAAAAGCCCCTAGTGCGAGAATGGATTTTCCACCCTTCCCGTGACAATGCTAAAGCGATGTTGGAGTTAAAGCCTTTGGCTTTAGAGGCTACCAGTTTGCCTTTACCAGCAGGACAAGTTGGTGTATTCTTGGAAAATCGCCAACCATTGCTAGATATGAATCAGGAGCGCGATCGCTCTTTTTCTGATCTCGCTCATGAACTGAGAACACCCCTAACTTCCATTCGTCTGGTAGCAGAAACTTTACAAAACCGCTTAGATCCACCCCTAGATCGTTGGGTTAAGCGTTTGATGCAGGAAGTTGATCGGCTGATTAATTTGGTGCAAAGCTGGTTAGAACTGACGCAAATGGAAACTAACTCCACCATGCAGTTACATCCAGAAGCGGTGGAAGTGCGATCGCTGATTGCATCAGTGTGGGAAACACTAGAACCATTAGCACAGCATCAACATCTGAATATTTCTTATTCTGGTCCAGAAAGCATCTGCATCCAAGCTGATAAATCCCGAATTTACCAAGTATTTGTCAATTTACTAGATAACTGTATTAAATACAGCCTTCCTCATACTAGTATCCACATAGAAGTTAACCTGATCTCTGTCAGTGGTTTTGTTACAGGCGATTCCTACGGATCGCCGAGTGCAAGGCACACACTCCGCGAAGGCGATCGCCAATCTCAACTATTGGAAATTAATATTATTGATTCTGGTCTTGGTTTTGCACCTATCGACTTACCCCATGTCTTTGAGCGATTTTACCGGGGAGACAAAGCCAGACACCATGAGCCACGTTCTGACAGTAGTCAAACAACAGCAATTACTGGTAGTGGTTTGGGTTTATCCATTGTGCGCCAGATAATTATAGCCCACAAAGGAGCAATCAAGGCTATGAACCATCCCGAAACTGGTGGCGCTTGGATACAAATTCACCTCCCTGAGGTCATTGCAAACCCGCTAAGTGAAGACTATAGTTGA
- a CDS encoding DUF2499 domain-containing protein: MHALSIPTWIIHVSSVIEWIAAIWLIWRYGELTKNPSWWGLSFAMLPALISAMCACTWHYFDNAESLEWLVTLQATMTLVGNFTLWAAAVWIWRSTKSATTVEAKTIKSEQ, from the coding sequence ATGCACGCTCTTTCAATTCCCACCTGGATAATTCATGTTTCTAGCGTCATTGAATGGATAGCCGCCATTTGGTTAATCTGGAGATACGGTGAACTGACAAAAAACCCCAGTTGGTGGGGATTATCCTTTGCTATGTTACCAGCTTTAATCAGTGCAATGTGTGCTTGCACCTGGCATTATTTCGACAACGCCGAATCTCTAGAATGGTTAGTCACTCTACAAGCTACCATGACATTAGTGGGTAATTTTACCCTCTGGGCAGCGGCCGTGTGGATTTGGCGTTCTACCAAGTCTGCAACCACTGTTGAGGCAAAAACTATCAAATCAGAGCAATGA
- a CDS encoding winged helix-turn-helix domain-containing protein, protein MYTTELTKYSAKADMGQTSRILIVEDEELIREMLSVALEEEGYEVITATEGRAAVEYLKNCESNSGASSFDLVVLDLMLPQINGLDICRLLRHQGNSVPILMLSAKGSETDRVLGLEVGADDYLTKPFSMREMVARCRALLRRQRLSHLPLLPVLKYKEISLNPQECRVLVRGKEVNLSPKEFRLLELFMSYARRVWSREQLLDQVWGPDFVGDSKTVDVHIRWLREKLEQDPSHPEYIVTVRGFGYRFG, encoded by the coding sequence ATGTATACCACTGAATTAACTAAATATTCTGCTAAAGCGGATATGGGACAAACTAGCCGCATCCTAATAGTAGAAGATGAAGAACTGATCCGGGAAATGCTATCTGTGGCTTTGGAAGAAGAAGGTTATGAGGTCATAACTGCTACTGAGGGCCGAGCAGCTGTAGAATATCTCAAAAATTGCGAATCCAATTCAGGGGCATCGTCTTTTGATTTAGTAGTCTTAGATTTGATGCTACCGCAAATTAATGGACTGGATATTTGCCGTTTGTTGCGTCATCAAGGCAACTCAGTACCTATTTTAATGCTCAGTGCTAAAGGTAGTGAAACTGACAGAGTGCTGGGTTTAGAAGTAGGAGCAGATGACTACCTGACTAAACCATTCAGTATGCGGGAAATGGTTGCTAGATGCCGCGCTTTACTCCGTCGTCAACGTTTAAGCCATTTGCCATTGCTCCCCGTACTTAAGTATAAAGAGATTAGTTTGAATCCTCAAGAGTGCCGGGTGTTGGTGCGAGGAAAAGAGGTAAATTTATCACCGAAAGAATTCCGCTTGCTGGAACTATTTATGAGTTATGCCCGTCGGGTGTGGTCACGGGAGCAATTGTTAGATCAAGTCTGGGGTCCAGATTTTGTTGGTGATAGCAAAACCGTAGATGTTCATATCCGCTGGTTACGGGAAAAGTTAGAGCAAGATCCCAGCCATCCAGAGTATATTGTGACTGTGAGAGGTTTTGGCTATAGATTTGGTTAA
- the hisA gene encoding 1-(5-phosphoribosyl)-5-[(5-phosphoribosylamino)methylideneamino]imidazole-4-carboxamide isomerase — translation MEVIPAIDLLEGRCVRLYKGDYAQSQVYSENPVEVAKMWVDQGATRLHLVDLDGAKAGKIINLSAIEAISNAVSVPIEVGGGLRDRSSVQQLFNLGVNWAILGTVAVEQPQLVQELCQEFPQQIIIGIDARNGLVATRGWLETSEVLATQLATQMQELGAAAIIYTDINRDGTLEGPNLDALRELAAAISIPVIASGGVSSVTDLLSLLGLEPQGVTGVIVGKALYTGDILLKEALRAIGPGRIQDIPPNLDFSSFA, via the coding sequence ATGGAAGTAATACCAGCAATTGATTTACTAGAAGGTCGCTGTGTGCGACTTTATAAAGGAGACTATGCACAATCGCAAGTATACAGCGAAAACCCCGTTGAAGTTGCGAAAATGTGGGTAGACCAAGGCGCAACGAGATTGCATTTGGTTGATTTAGACGGGGCTAAAGCAGGTAAGATCATAAACTTATCAGCTATTGAAGCTATTAGTAATGCTGTTTCAGTACCAATTGAAGTCGGTGGGGGATTGCGCGATCGCTCCAGTGTGCAACAATTATTTAATCTCGGCGTAAATTGGGCAATTCTGGGAACCGTCGCTGTCGAACAACCCCAGCTAGTCCAAGAACTCTGTCAAGAATTTCCCCAACAGATTATCATCGGCATAGATGCCCGTAATGGTTTAGTTGCTACACGTGGTTGGTTAGAAACCTCAGAAGTTTTAGCTACCCAACTCGCTACCCAAATGCAAGAATTAGGTGCAGCAGCCATTATTTACACAGATATTAACCGCGATGGTACACTAGAAGGTCCAAATTTAGACGCATTAAGAGAACTTGCTGCGGCAATTTCCATCCCTGTCATCGCTTCTGGTGGTGTTAGTTCTGTCACCGATTTGTTAAGTTTATTAGGCTTAGAACCTCAAGGCGTAACAGGTGTAATTGTTGGTAAAGCCTTGTATACTGGGGATATTCTGCTTAAAGAAGCATTGCGTGCAATCGGCCCAGGACGAATTCAAGATATTCCACCCAACCTAGATTTTTCTAGCTTCGCTTGA